CCTGCCCGGACCATCGTCGAAGCTCTCACCGCGGCCGGCTGGGCGCCGCCGCCCGCGTACCCGGAGGGCGTGCAGGTGTGGACGATCTCCGGCATCCCCGACGCCGGCCGCTCCGACGGCACCCAGGCCTACCTGTCCCTGCCCGGCCGCAAGGACGAGCATCGCTTCGACTTCCAGGACCGCGGCGACATCTGGCTCGACAAGCCCACCGTCACGGTCAACTTCGAGGTTCCGCGTAAGCGCGACTGACCCGATCGACAACCCTGTGTTTGCACTATTGCTTTTTCAAAGAAGTATTAGCGTATTGACACATATACTTCGATGAGAAAGCATTAGAGCATGGATGGAAGTGACGGACTCTCCACAGCAGAGGTGGCTAAGCGCCTTGGCATCACCCAGGTATCGGTGCGTCAGCTGCTCGACTCCGGACAGCTTTCCGTCGCCGGACGGGTAGGCCGGTCCATCCTGGTTGACCGTGCCTCCGTCGAACGCCTGGCCGCCGCCGGCACCCGGCGGGGACGCGCATGGACTGCCAGGACGGCTTGGGCTGCATTGGCACTGCTCTCCGGGCAGAACCCCACCTGGATCTCACCGTCGGAGAAGTCGCGCCTCAGAAGCAGGCTGCGGCATCTGGATGCCACGGCTGTGTGCTCCCTCGCCCGGCACAAGGACCACACCATCCGCTACCGCGCGACGACGGAGGCACTTGCTCTCCTGAATTCCCACCTGATCGCCAGCGGCGCCACCGCCATGCGTGACGAATCCACCGCGGAGACGTTCGGTATGACCGGCGGCAGCGGAATCGCTGAAGGCTACGTCATGACCGGGGACGCCCAGGCCCTCGCCGACGCGTTCGGGCTGGTCGAGGACCCGGAGGGCAACGCCATCATCCACGAGGTCGAACTGGCAGAACCCTTCGCCGAAGGACGCGCACCGGTCGCCGCCGTGGCCGTGGACCTGATGGGTTCACTGGCTACCCGGGAGCGGAGCGCCGGCCAGCGCGTGATCGAGGGGCTGCTGCATGTCTGAGCCGGAACCGACTGAGGCTGATTCCTCCGAGGTGGCCGCTGACGACGGCCGCGAAACCTGGGACGTCCCCGTACCACCCGGCGGATGGGGCACGCCCTGGCCGCAGTGCGTCGAGCTGGCCAGGGCACTGCCCTCCACCCAGTGGACGCTCGTGGGCGGGCTGATGGTCCAGCTCCACTCAGCGGCCGCCGGGCTGGCCGTCTCCCGGCCAACAGCCGACGTGGACATCGTGCTACATATCGAGACGGGTGCGGCGACGACGTCGTCGGTGTCTGCTGTCCTCACCGGCCTTGGCTACACGCTGCAGAAGTCCATCGACCATGACGCACCGGCCCACCGTTTCGTTCGCGGCAAGCAGCAGATCGACGTCATGATCGCCGACCACATGCCGGAAGCAAAGGTCCCGACCATCGGCGGCCGCAAGCCCTTCCAAGTCGCCGGCGGCACCCAGGCGCTCAAGCGGACCGTCAACTGCCGGATGGTCGTCGGCGACGGCGAGCCCGTCCTCATCAGCATCCCCAACGCCCTCGGTGCCCTCGTCCTGAAAGGCGCGGCCTACAAGGAGGACTCCAGGGACAAGGGCCGTCACCTCGATGACGCCGTGGTCCTCTGCGCCACCATCAGGGAGCCGCTGACCACCGCGAAGGACATGGGCGGCAGCGACAGGTCCCGCATCATCACGCTGCGCAAAGAACTGGAAGACCCGGGCCACCGCTCCTGGCAACTGCTGGAGGCAGCGGATCGGACACCCGCGATGGATGCGCTCCGGATCCTGGCCACCAACCCGCAGCTGCTCCTGCCGGTGAACAGGCTCAAGAAGGGCTGACAACCAGCAACACGACGACCGCCGTCATCACCACGACGACGAGCGAAGAGCGGACCAGGGCAGTCCGCACACATGGCCTGCAACCACTCACCCTTGAGAAAGCAGACTCCGTTTTGTCGAACCCCATGATGATGACGCTGTTCACGTTCCTGGCCATAGCCGCCCTGACGCTCGGCTTTCTGTCGCTAATGATCCGGCAGGCGCGGGGTGACGAGGCGGAACTGCGGGCCGTTCCCGTGAAGGTGTCCATCACTGTCGTCTCGGTGGCTGCCTTCTCGGCCTTGCTGGCGGGCTTCCTGATTACCAATATCAGCGCCAACAACAAAGCTTTCGAGGACCGAGGCCTTACGGCGGTCGCACAGATCTACTCCTATTACGCACTGGAACCGGTCAAGGGCAGCCCCGCCGATGACATCCTCGCCGGCGACAACACCTTCCTCGCCACCCCGCAGGGCCTGAACGACCTCGCGTCCGGCCGGAAGGTCACCGTGGACACCGGGAGCGGAAAGGAAGCGAGCCTCCAGCTCTTTAGCGAGAACGACTGGGTGGTTCCGGTGCTGATGTACGACGGCAAGGAAGACACCAAGATCACTGACAGGTTCCATGACCGCGTCGAGAACGAAACCGACTACCCGCAGTTGATCCCGCTGCCCGGACTGCCCGCCCGGTAAAACCGGGGCCTCCGGTGAGCCGACCGGGGCCGGCCGCACACATCAGAAGAAGACACCCGATCTTCCGATGTGAAAGGACGCCCCGCCACCATGATGGGAGCCCACCACGCAGCCTGCGGCGCCGCCGCCTGGGTTGCCCTGACCTCACAGGTCCACGTTGACCTGACCATGTTCGCCGAGAAGGCGCCGTTCCTGCCGCAGAGCCTGGACATCGGCATGGGCCTGTGGGACATCAGCCCCATCGGCGTCGTCACCGGAGCCCTGGTCACCGCCGGCGCCGCGATGCTCCCTGACGCTGACCACCACAACGCCACCATCGCCCACTCCCTGCCCCCGCTGTCCAACGTAATGTGCTCCGGCATCGGCAAGCTGGCCGGCGGCCACCGGCACGGTACCCACTCCATCATTGGGATCGTCGCGTTTGTGTTCATCGCCTGGCTGGCCGGGCTCTGGACCCACAACCTGGAAGGATTCGGCATCATCTACCCGGGCGCCGGCATCCTGTCCGTCCTGCTGGTCGCCTTCGCCGCGAAGGCCCTCAAGATCATCCCGGACTCAATGCGGAAGTCCCCGTGGGCAGTCGGCCTCGCCATGGGCGTCTTCATCACCTTCTTCGCACCGCAGGAGCAGAACTGGTTCCCCATCGCCATGGGCGTTGGCGTGATCATCCACATCCTCGGGGACATGATGACCACCGAAGGCTGCAACCTGGCCTGGCCGTTCGCCATCAAGCCGCCCAAGGCAATCCGCAACCTGCCGATCCTGAAGCAGTGCTGGCACTCCAACGGCTACATGACCATCCCCGTACTCGGCCACGCCGGGTCCGTTAGGGAGTGGCTGCTGCTGGTCCCCATCGGCGCGT
This genomic stretch from Pseudarthrobacter sp. BIM B-2242 harbors:
- a CDS encoding helix-turn-helix domain-containing protein, whose product is MDGSDGLSTAEVAKRLGITQVSVRQLLDSGQLSVAGRVGRSILVDRASVERLAAAGTRRGRAWTARTAWAALALLSGQNPTWISPSEKSRLRSRLRHLDATAVCSLARHKDHTIRYRATTEALALLNSHLIASGATAMRDESTAETFGMTGGSGIAEGYVMTGDAQALADAFGLVEDPEGNAIIHEVELAEPFAEGRAPVAAVAVDLMGSLATRERSAGQRVIEGLLHV
- a CDS encoding metal-dependent hydrolase; protein product: MMGAHHAACGAAAWVALTSQVHVDLTMFAEKAPFLPQSLDIGMGLWDISPIGVVTGALVTAGAAMLPDADHHNATIAHSLPPLSNVMCSGIGKLAGGHRHGTHSIIGIVAFVFIAWLAGLWTHNLEGFGIIYPGAGILSVLLVAFAAKALKIIPDSMRKSPWAVGLAMGVFITFFAPQEQNWFPIAMGVGVIIHILGDMMTTEGCNLAWPFAIKPPKAIRNLPILKQCWHSNGYMTIPVLGHAGSVREWLLLVPIGAYAMFGVGGTLVAMGQSGLTELVAMASGG